Below is a genomic region from Fibrobacter sp. UWH4.
AACACTCGGCATTCCGCATAAATACAGAAAAGCTCCGCTTTTAAAGCGGAGCCTTCCTCTAGGATAATTCCGTGCTAATGCAAGAATTAGAAACGGAAGTGGGCGAATGCCTTGTTGGCTTCGGCCATCTTGTGCGTGTCGTTCTTCTTGCGGACAGCGTTGCCTTCACCGTTCTTGGCGGCAACGAGTTCGGCAGCAAGGCGGTCAGCCATGTTGGCTTCGTTGCGGTTACGGGCGGCATCAAGGAGCCAGCGGAGAGCGAGAGCCTTGGCGCGGTCCGGTGCAACTTCCATAGGAACCTGGTAGTTTGCACCACCGATACGGCGGGACTTCACTTCGAGACGCGGCTTGATGTTTTCGAGGCAGAGTTCGAACTTTTCAAGCGGAGTTTCCGGACCTTCGAGCTTCTGGCCGAGGTTTTCGAGAGCAGTGTAGACGATCTGTTCAGCGATGGTCTTCTTGCCCTGCTTCAGCACGACACCGACGAGTTCGGTAACGAGCGTGGACTTGTAACGCGGATCCGGGAGGATGGAGCGATGGAGAGCCTTTCTTCTTCTAGACATAGATTACTTCCTTTCCTTACTTCTTGGCCGGAGCGGCACCTTTCTTCTTAACACCGTACTTGGAGCGGCCGTTCTGGCGACCGTTCACAGCCTGGGTATCCAAAGTACCACGGATGATGTGGTAACGAACACCGGGGACGTCCTTCACACGACCACCGCGGATGAGCACGATGGAGTGTTCCTGGAGGTTGTGGCCTTCGCCAGGAATGTATGCGGTCACTTCCATCTTGTTGGAAAGACGCACACGGGCAATCTTACGAAGAGCGGAGTTCGGCTTCTTCGGGGTGCTGGTGTACACGCGGGTGCAAACACCGCGCTTCTGGGGGCAGGACTTCAAGGCCACGGAAGCGGTCTTGTTGCTGATCTGTTCGCGTCCGTTGCGGACGAGCTGTTGAATAGTTGGCACTGTTAATCTCCTAGATTTTGGAGTGCAAATATAGTTTCTTTTTCCAAGTTTTTCAAGTACTTAGGGTTAATTCTCCGAATCTTCTTCGTCATTGATGCCGATTTCGTTATCCAACATCTGGATTCCGTTGTCGGCGGATTCGTCAAATTCGCCCTGAATACCCATAGGCCGAGCCGCGGCATCCAGTTCGGCATCGGCATCCACCACCTGGACGTTCCTCAGGTGGCGGGCTCCTGTACCGCACGGGATAAGACGACCCATAATCACGTTTTCCTTAAGGCCCAAGAGCGGGTCTACGCTACCTTCGATGGAAGCGCGGGTAAGGATCTTTGTGGTTTCCTGGAACGAGCAGGCAGAAATGAAGCTGTCTGTCGCCAAGGAAGCCTTCGTGATACCAAGGAGCATCGGCGTGAAGGTCGCCGGAGTCTTGCCGACAGCAGTCAACTGATCGTTGATTGCGCGCAGACGTGCCTTGGAAATTTCTTCGCCCGGAAGCAGTTCGGAGTCTCCGGAATCCTTGATGCGAACCTTACGCATCATCTGGCGGACGATACATTCGATGTGCTTATCTGCGATAGCCACACCCTGCAGGCGGTACACCGCCTGGATTTCGTTCACCAAGTGACGCTGGACCTCTTCAGGACCAAGGACGTCGAGGATATCGTGGGGATCCACGCTGCCTTCACTGATCTTCTGACCAATGTGGACACGGTCACCTTCGTTGACCGCCAGATGGACGCCGCGGGGAACCAGCACTTTCTCTTCCTGGTCATCCATCTTAATATAAACAACCTGATTGTTGCGGACTTCTTCGATCTTTTCGACGAGACCGTCGATCGGAGCGATGAACGCCTTGTTCTTCGGAACGCGAGCTTCGAAGAGTTCGGCCACGCGCGGAAGACCACCCGTAATGTCGCGGGTCTTACCGGCAGCGCGCGGAAGTTTTGCAACAGTCTGACCGACGGTCACCATTTCGCCAGCCTTAACGGTAAGGATAGCGCCGTCCGGAAGCATGTAGTTACCGATCTTCGTGTTAGAAGAATCGACGATGGTAACAGCCGGGTGGAGGTCCTTCTTGCCGTGCTGCTTGTCGCTAATCACGGTCCAGGTTTCCACGCCCGTCACTTCGTCAGTTTCGGAACGGTAGGTGCGGTTTTCAACCATGTCCGTAAGAACAACCTTACCAGAAACGTTACTGATAATCGGGCTGTTATACGGATCCCATTCGAACATCACGTCGCCAGCGTTCACCGTCTGGCCGTTTTCGACATGGAGGATAGAGCCGTACGGAATCTGGTAACGACCCTTGTTGATGCCGGTCTTGTCAAAGATAACGAGTTCAGCCATGCGGCTGGTAACGACCTTCTGGCCTTCGTGTTCGACGGTTTCCACCTGTTCGAGTTCGATATGGCCATCGACGGTTGCCTTCTTGTCGCTTTCGACAGTAAGACGGGAAGAAGCACCACCGATGTGGAAGGTACGGAGGGTAAGCTGCGTACCCGGTTCACCGATAGACTGTGCAGCGAGCACGCCCACGGCTTCGCCCAGGTCAACCGGACGACCGGAAGCAAGCATACGGCCGTAGCACTTGGAGCAGACACCGTTGCGGGAATCGCAGGTGAGCACCGAGCGCATCTTGATATGTTCGAGACCCGTCGCAGAAATCTTCGCGAGGTCACGTTCGGTCACGAGTTCGCCGGCCTTGACGATCACTTCGCCAGTCACCGGGTGCTTGATGTCGTCCACCGGAGCGCGACCGAGGAGACGTTCTTCAAGAGCAATCACGGTATCGTCACCGTCCTTGAACGCAGAAACTTCGATGCCGTTCGTGGTACCGCAGTCTTCTTCGGTAATCACGAGGTCCTGGCCCACGTCCACGAGACGGCGTGTCAGGTAACCAGCGTCAGCCGTCTTAAGGGCGGTATCAGCAAGACCCTTACGAGCACCGTGAGACGAGATGAAGTATTCCATCACGTTCAGGCCTTCGCGGAAGCAGGACTTAATCGGGTTTTCAATAACTTCCTGACCACCGAGCTGCTTAATCGGCTTCTGCATCAAACCACGCATACCGGACAGCTGCTTAATCTGTTCGCGGCTACCACGAGCGCCGGAGTCGGCCATCATGTAGACCGGGTTGAAGCCGTCACGGTCGCTGGAGAGCAAGTCCCACTGCTTGGCAGCAACTTCGGAGGTCGTCTTGGACCAGACGTCGATCGTCTGGTTATAACGTTCACCGTCGGTAATCACACCGTCTTCATAGAGGCTACGGATGCGGGAAACCTGTTCGGCAGCCTTGTCGAGCATTTCCTGCTTTTCCTTCGGGATCACCATTTCGGCGATAGCCACAGAAGAACCGGCGCGGGTAGCCCACTTGTAACCGTTCGCCTTCAGGTCATCCAGGTAATCCACGGTCACGCGGTTACCGGTGCGGCGGTACAGGTCGTCGATGGACTTCGCAATCACCTTCTTGCCGAAGGTTTCGTTGGCGTAGCCGAGTTCCTTCGGAACGAACTCGTTGAAGATGATACGACCGACGGTCGTCTTGATAACATTGTCTTCCTTAAGGATAAGGAACTTGATCTTTTCGCCAGCCTTGACAGCGACTTCGATATTGCCATTGTCGTCGGCGGATTCGCGCAGGCACACGGCATCCTTTTCGAGGGCGCCCATGTAGACCTTCTGGCCGGCCTTGAGCTTCAGATAAACGATAGCGTTCAGATCGACAGCACCGTTTTCGTAGGCGCGCACGGCTTCGGCAGCGTCGAAGAAGTGCATGCCTTCACCCTTACGGGCCGGACGCGGCTTGGTCAGGTAGTACAGACCGAGCACGATATCCTGGCCGGGAACAGCGATCGGCTGACCGGATGCCGGGTGAAGAATGTTGTTCGAAGAGAGCATGAGAACGCGGCATTCGAGCTGCGTTTCGAAAGACAGCGGAAGGTGGCATGCCATCTGGTCACCGTCGAAGTCCGCGTTGAATGCGGTACAGACGAGCGGGTGAAGGCGGATTGCGTTACCTTCGATCAGGCGCGGGTAGAACGCCTGGATACCCAGACGGTGAAGCGTCGGGGCACGGTTCAGCATCACCGGGTGGTCTTCGATAATTTCTTCGAGGATGTCCCACACTTCCGGACGTTCGGCGTCCACGTACTTCTTGGCGGACTTGAGGGTATAGACGATACCTTCTTCTTCCAGACGGTGGATAATGAACGGCTTGTAAAGTTCGAGAGCCATGCGCTTCGGCAGACCGCACTGGTGCATACGAAGTTCCGGGCCCACCACGATCACGGAACGACCGGAGTAGTCGACACGCTTACCGAGCAAGTTCATACGGAAGCGGCCCTGCTTACCCTTCAGGAGTTCGGCGAGGCTCTTCATCGGACGGGCGGAGCCTGCACGGGCAGTGCGGCGGCCGCTGTCGAACAGCTGGTCAACGGCTTCCTGCAACATACGCTTTTCGTTGCAGAGAATCACGTTCGGGGCGCGGAGGTCGATCAACTTCTTCAGACGGTTGTTGCGGTTGATGACGCGGCGATAGAGTTCGTTCAGGTCGGACGTTGCGAAACGGCCGCCTTCGAGCGGAACGAGCGGACGCAGGTCAGGCGGAATCACCGGAAGCACGTCGAGGATCATCCAAGACGGCTGGTTGGCGAGCAAGCGGGCTTCGTTCGGATAGCGGTGGCGGAAATCTTCGTAGGCGTCTGCCACGATGAAGTTCTCGTGCTTGGTCTCGTAGTCGGCCTTGAATTCGGCGACGGCTTCGGCGAGGCCACGCAGCCACGGCTGCTGGGAATCGGCCTTCATGGCCTTTTCCGGATTTTCGTAGTAGCTACGGAAACTTTCGCGCTGGGATTTGAGGAAGGCGTCCACCACCTTGAGGCGCTTGAGGGCGTCGTCCTGCTTGGTCTTGGACTTGGACAGGGCCTGCGTACGGAGTTCGGCGGAAAGGGCGGTGAGGTCCACGCGGTCAAGCAGCTGCTTGATGGCGGAAGCACCCATCTTGGCGTCGAAAGTACGGCCTTCGTTGGTGAGGTCCTGGTACTGGGCTTCATCAATCAGAGCGTTCGGTTCGAGGTCGGCGTCACCCGGATCGATGACAACATATTTTTCGTAGTAGATGATGTTGTCGAGGTCCTTGGTAGAAAGGTTCAGGAGGGCGCCGATG
It encodes:
- the rpsG gene encoding 30S ribosomal protein S7, with amino-acid sequence MSRRRKALHRSILPDPRYKSTLVTELVGVVLKQGKKTIAEQIVYTALENLGQKLEGPETPLEKFELCLENIKPRLEVKSRRIGGANYQVPMEVAPDRAKALALRWLLDAARNRNEANMADRLAAELVAAKNGEGNAVRKKNDTHKMAEANKAFAHFRF
- the rpsL gene encoding 30S ribosomal protein S12, whose amino-acid sequence is MPTIQQLVRNGREQISNKTASVALKSCPQKRGVCTRVYTSTPKKPNSALRKIARVRLSNKMEVTAYIPGEGHNLQEHSIVLIRGGRVKDVPGVRYHIIRGTLDTQAVNGRQNGRSKYGVKKKGAAPAKK
- the rpoC gene encoding DNA-directed RNA polymerase subunit beta' gives rise to the protein MVEEIERDNSGDISIHLAAPEMIRSWSHGEVTKPETINYRSFKPEKDGLFCEKIFGPVKNWECNCGKFKRIRYKGVVCDRCGVEVTHSNVRRKYMGHIELAIPLTHTWFVRNQPCVIGALLNLSTKDLDNIIYYEKYVVIDPGDADLEPNALIDEAQYQDLTNEGRTFDAKMGASAIKQLLDRVDLTALSAELRTQALSKSKTKQDDALKRLKVVDAFLKSQRESFRSYYENPEKAMKADSQQPWLRGLAEAVAEFKADYETKHENFIVADAYEDFRHRYPNEARLLANQPSWMILDVLPVIPPDLRPLVPLEGGRFATSDLNELYRRVINRNNRLKKLIDLRAPNVILCNEKRMLQEAVDQLFDSGRRTARAGSARPMKSLAELLKGKQGRFRMNLLGKRVDYSGRSVIVVGPELRMHQCGLPKRMALELYKPFIIHRLEEEGIVYTLKSAKKYVDAERPEVWDILEEIIEDHPVMLNRAPTLHRLGIQAFYPRLIEGNAIRLHPLVCTAFNADFDGDQMACHLPLSFETQLECRVLMLSSNNILHPASGQPIAVPGQDIVLGLYYLTKPRPARKGEGMHFFDAAEAVRAYENGAVDLNAIVYLKLKAGQKVYMGALEKDAVCLRESADDNGNIEVAVKAGEKIKFLILKEDNVIKTTVGRIIFNEFVPKELGYANETFGKKVIAKSIDDLYRRTGNRVTVDYLDDLKANGYKWATRAGSSVAIAEMVIPKEKQEMLDKAAEQVSRIRSLYEDGVITDGERYNQTIDVWSKTTSEVAAKQWDLLSSDRDGFNPVYMMADSGARGSREQIKQLSGMRGLMQKPIKQLGGQEVIENPIKSCFREGLNVMEYFISSHGARKGLADTALKTADAGYLTRRLVDVGQDLVITEEDCGTTNGIEVSAFKDGDDTVIALEERLLGRAPVDDIKHPVTGEVIVKAGELVTERDLAKISATGLEHIKMRSVLTCDSRNGVCSKCYGRMLASGRPVDLGEAVGVLAAQSIGEPGTQLTLRTFHIGGASSRLTVESDKKATVDGHIELEQVETVEHEGQKVVTSRMAELVIFDKTGINKGRYQIPYGSILHVENGQTVNAGDVMFEWDPYNSPIISNVSGKVVLTDMVENRTYRSETDEVTGVETWTVISDKQHGKKDLHPAVTIVDSSNTKIGNYMLPDGAILTVKAGEMVTVGQTVAKLPRAAGKTRDITGGLPRVAELFEARVPKNKAFIAPIDGLVEKIEEVRNNQVVYIKMDDQEEKVLVPRGVHLAVNEGDRVHIGQKISEGSVDPHDILDVLGPEEVQRHLVNEIQAVYRLQGVAIADKHIECIVRQMMRKVRIKDSGDSELLPGEEISKARLRAINDQLTAVGKTPATFTPMLLGITKASLATDSFISACSFQETTKILTRASIEGSVDPLLGLKENVIMGRLIPCGTGARHLRNVQVVDADAELDAAARPMGIQGEFDESADNGIQMLDNEIGINDEEDSEN